In Fundidesulfovibrio terrae, a genomic segment contains:
- a CDS encoding AsmA family protein, whose amino-acid sequence MNRPLKLVLFIAGGLVAVMAGLFALGLSLDPNMFKGQIVKTLKATTGLETSFDGPIKVTYFPSVGVQLNQVTVNAPKESGGARLLKLGRAEVSVKLMPLISGRIEAGEMTFDALDVSVTRDEKGRLNLPTPPVKEVKLEGEKVVVITQSDERYAIDYQVQDVKITNSRFSFDDRMTKNTFAVTDLNLSTGSVIRGKSFPVKLAFNYQAASPDASGRVELSGQAMAIPEALRFSFENASITSSVAGKGLPVNSAQASYTGSITVDGTAKTFQAKGIKLSATGKGGVLPDAGAGFSLALDAAADLTAGKADLTGLTLDVMGFGLTGEVHATNLNQNQAAKVTAAMATNEFNPKQVLEKFGVNIQDAGTAKARFKAAADMGAGVADLTDVSVQALGVDITSEVHATNITGVPDVKGKVSLAQCNPRQIMAKLGQPLPASADPAALTRFQMAYDFEGHGERFALHTSVLKLDDTSMSLTATVENAPKPKVNFAFKADTLDADRYTPTQGESKAAHAGPKDTKQQKPVDIPADVTGTVEIGKLKAAKLHMQNVSAKLAVKDNILDVNPAQLALYQGALKATLRTDLRGGAGAPLAATVNADGIQVEPLLTDMQGKAKLSGRATLNASVTGKGQEVKQVLSTLNGKASFAVRNGALLGFDFSPDVFSSPEKLMAQGKGQARTPFEVASGSFSIANGVAGGNDLLVVIPPHRITGQGWVNLASETLDYKVQASFVKLPPIPVHLTGNLASPNVSVDAAAVATGVAKGVVDTVVKTPQGVLSVPGSVGKGALDAVGNILGGSKK is encoded by the coding sequence ATGAACCGTCCCCTGAAATTAGTCCTTTTCATCGCCGGGGGCCTGGTCGCGGTGATGGCAGGACTCTTCGCGCTGGGCCTGTCCCTGGACCCCAACATGTTCAAGGGCCAGATCGTGAAGACCCTCAAGGCCACCACCGGGCTCGAGACCTCCTTCGACGGCCCCATCAAGGTGACCTACTTCCCCTCCGTGGGCGTTCAACTCAACCAGGTGACGGTGAACGCACCCAAGGAGTCCGGCGGCGCGCGCCTCCTCAAGCTCGGCCGGGCCGAGGTTTCGGTGAAGCTCATGCCGCTCATCTCCGGCAGGATCGAGGCGGGCGAGATGACCTTCGACGCCCTGGACGTCTCGGTCACGCGCGACGAAAAGGGCCGGCTCAACCTGCCCACGCCTCCGGTGAAGGAGGTTAAGCTCGAAGGCGAGAAGGTGGTCGTCATCACCCAGTCCGACGAACGCTACGCCATCGACTACCAGGTCCAGGACGTGAAGATCACCAATTCCCGTTTCAGTTTCGACGACCGAATGACCAAGAACACCTTCGCGGTCACGGATCTGAACCTGTCCACGGGCAGCGTGATCCGGGGCAAGAGCTTTCCGGTGAAGCTGGCCTTCAACTACCAGGCGGCCTCCCCGGACGCGTCCGGGCGGGTGGAGCTCTCGGGCCAGGCCATGGCCATCCCCGAGGCCCTGCGCTTCTCCTTCGAGAACGCCAGCATAACCAGCAGCGTGGCCGGCAAGGGCCTGCCGGTGAATTCCGCCCAGGCCTCGTATACCGGTTCCATCACCGTGGACGGAACGGCCAAGACGTTCCAGGCCAAAGGGATCAAACTCTCCGCCACGGGCAAGGGCGGCGTGCTGCCCGACGCGGGAGCCGGTTTCTCCCTGGCCCTTGACGCCGCCGCCGACTTAACCGCGGGCAAGGCCGACCTGACCGGGCTCACTCTGGACGTAATGGGCTTTGGCCTCACGGGCGAGGTCCACGCCACGAACCTCAACCAGAACCAGGCGGCCAAGGTGACCGCCGCCATGGCCACCAACGAGTTCAACCCCAAACAGGTGCTGGAGAAGTTCGGTGTGAACATCCAGGACGCGGGCACGGCCAAGGCGCGTTTCAAGGCCGCCGCGGATATGGGCGCGGGGGTGGCCGACCTCACGGACGTCTCCGTGCAGGCCCTGGGAGTGGACATCACGAGCGAAGTCCACGCCACGAACATCACCGGCGTCCCGGACGTGAAGGGCAAGGTGTCCCTGGCCCAGTGCAATCCCCGCCAGATCATGGCCAAGCTGGGCCAGCCCCTGCCCGCCTCCGCCGACCCGGCGGCCCTGACCCGCTTCCAGATGGCCTACGACTTCGAAGGCCATGGCGAGCGCTTCGCACTGCACACCTCCGTGCTCAAGCTCGACGACACCTCCATGAGCCTCACGGCCACCGTGGAGAACGCCCCCAAGCCCAAGGTGAACTTCGCCTTCAAGGCCGACACCCTGGACGCGGACCGCTACACGCCCACGCAGGGGGAATCCAAGGCGGCCCACGCCGGGCCCAAGGACACCAAGCAGCAAAAGCCAGTGGACATCCCGGCCGACGTGACCGGAACGGTGGAGATCGGCAAGCTCAAGGCCGCCAAGCTGCACATGCAGAACGTCAGCGCGAAGCTCGCCGTGAAGGACAACATCCTGGACGTGAACCCGGCCCAGCTGGCTCTGTACCAGGGGGCGCTCAAGGCCACCCTGCGCACCGACCTGCGCGGCGGCGCAGGCGCGCCTCTTGCCGCCACGGTCAACGCCGACGGCATCCAGGTGGAGCCGCTGCTCACCGACATGCAGGGCAAGGCCAAGCTTTCCGGGCGGGCCACCCTGAACGCCTCGGTGACGGGCAAGGGCCAGGAGGTCAAGCAGGTGCTCTCCACGTTGAACGGCAAGGCGTCCTTCGCGGTGCGTAACGGAGCGTTGCTCGGCTTCGACTTCTCGCCTGACGTGTTCTCATCTCCGGAGAAACTCATGGCCCAGGGCAAGGGGCAGGCCCGCACGCCCTTCGAGGTAGCCAGCGGCAGCTTTTCCATCGCCAACGGCGTCGCTGGCGGCAACGACCTGCTGGTCGTGATTCCTCCGCACAGGATCACGGGACAGGGCTGGGTGAACCTGGCCTCCGAGACGCTCGATTACAAGGTGCAGGCCAGCTTCGTGAAGCTGCCGCCCATCCCGGTGCACCTGACGGGGAACCTCGCCTCGCCCAACGTCTCCGTTGACGCGGCGGCCGTGGCCACGGGAGTGGCAAAGGGCGTGGTGGACACCGTGGTGAAGACGCCCCAGGGGGTGCTCAGCGTGCCCGGAAGCGTGGGCAAGGGCGCCCTGGACGCGGTGGGCAACATCCTCGGCGGCTCCAAGAAATAG
- a CDS encoding RluA family pseudouridine synthase, with protein MTNKKAFPVGDDNAGARLDRFVSESAGVSLRAARRLVERGAATVGGSARTGGYKLRPGQTVEVMEEEWSAPGEMPRLLAACRDYAAFFKPPGLHTAAVCGSFEPSLEALLPDIAPDLSVRLVNRLDRDTSGIVLGAVGDEAAMRFREMEDAGQVDKRYLALVLGRVAGELTLSWALDTEGGSTVRVPGNETPDRLRWTLVRPVAEQGGLTLVEARISKGARHQIRAHLAHAGHPIAGDALYGGPQAASLRLHHWRVSLPGFSVTAPPAWEEVQVLVEKITEENTCG; from the coding sequence ATGACAAACAAAAAAGCCTTTCCCGTGGGGGACGACAACGCGGGGGCGCGCCTGGACCGGTTCGTGTCAGAGTCCGCCGGGGTGAGCCTGCGCGCGGCCCGGCGGCTGGTCGAGCGCGGGGCCGCCACCGTGGGCGGATCGGCGCGGACGGGCGGATACAAGCTCCGGCCCGGCCAGACCGTCGAAGTGATGGAGGAAGAGTGGAGCGCCCCCGGGGAGATGCCGCGCCTGCTCGCTGCCTGCCGTGACTATGCCGCCTTCTTCAAGCCGCCGGGGCTGCACACCGCCGCGGTCTGCGGCTCCTTCGAGCCGAGCCTGGAGGCCCTTCTGCCGGACATCGCGCCGGATCTGTCCGTCAGGCTGGTCAACCGCCTGGACCGCGACACCTCGGGCATCGTGCTGGGGGCCGTAGGCGACGAGGCGGCCATGCGTTTTCGCGAGATGGAGGACGCAGGGCAGGTGGACAAGCGTTATCTGGCACTGGTCCTGGGCCGGGTCGCGGGAGAGCTGACGCTTTCCTGGGCGCTTGATACCGAGGGCGGATCCACTGTGCGCGTTCCGGGCAATGAAACCCCCGACCGCCTGCGCTGGACCCTGGTCCGGCCCGTGGCGGAACAGGGGGGGCTGACCCTGGTGGAAGCCCGTATATCCAAGGGGGCGCGCCACCAGATACGCGCCCATCTGGCCCACGCCGGGCACCCCATCGCCGGGGACGCGCTCTACGGAGGGCCGCAGGCGGCCTCGCTTCGGCTGCACCACTGGAGGGTCTCGTTGCCGGGCTTTAGCGTCACGGCCCCTCCGGCCTGGGAAGAAGTTCAAGTTTTGGTTGAGAAAATAACGGAGGAAAACACATGCGGATGA